The Candidatus Cloacimonadota bacterium genome contains the following window.
CGTGAATTGCCAGATATAGTCAGAAAAAGAGCCGAATTCTTCCTGTATTTTCAGGAAAGCCACCGCGTTTGTCACCGCGGCGTTCATTTTCAGGCGATTGCGGATGAGACCTGGATCCTGCAATAGGGATTCTATCTTTTTGCTGTCGTATTTCGCAATCTTTTCAGCGTCAAAATCATCCAAAGCTTGGCGGAAATTTTCGCGTTTATGTAAAACACATGCCCAGCTCAAACCAGCTTGGAAGCCGTCCAAGACCAGAAATTCAAAAAGTTTGCGGTCATCAAAAACAGGGACGCCCCATTCCTGGTCATGATAACGAATCATCAGTTCGTCATTTCCAGTCCAGGG
Protein-coding sequences here:
- a CDS encoding DNA-3-methyladenine glycosylase I yields the protein MSEIFRCPWTGNDELMIRYHDQEWGVPVFDDRKLFEFLVLDGFQAGLSWACVLHKRENFRQALDDFDAEKIAKYDSKKIESLLQDPGLIRNRLKMNAAVTNAVAFLKIQEEFGSFSDYIWQFTGGKTIMNNWNSADEVPTHSPESDLMSKNLRARGFKFVGTVICYAFMQAAGMVNDHLTGCFRHSALESGSRVTRS